cgaggaccgccacaggaaaggaagaccctgagtttcctctgctgcagaggataatttcagtctcagtctcaaaaattgcagcccaaatcaatcaaatgtattatatgtatttatatagccctttttatatcagctgatgtcacaaagtgctgtacagaaacccagcctaaaactccaaacagcaagcaatgcaggtgtagaagcacggtggctaggaaaaactccctagaaaggccagaacctaggaagaaacctagagaggaaccaggctatgtggggtggccagtcctcttctggctgtgccgggtatagattataacagaacatgaccaagatgttcaaatgttcataaatgaagcacagtggctaggaaaaactccctagaaaggccaaaacctaggaagaatcctgatgtaagaagggctttataaataaatgtgattgagagagagaaagagagagaattagagggagcatacataaattcacacagaacactggataagacaggagaaatactccagatataacagacggaCCCCGACACAAAcgattgcagcataaatactggaggctgagagaggaggggtcaggagacactgtggccccatccgatgatacccccggacagggccaaccaggcaggatataaccccacccactttgccaaagcacagcccccacaccactagagggatatcttcaaaccaccaacttactaccctgagaccaggctgagtatagcccacaaagatctcccccatggCACGAACCTGAagggggcaccaacccagacaggaagatcacgtcagagactcaacccactcaagtgacgcaccacatgtatggttcccaccgtgaagcatgtaggaggaagtgtgatggtgtgggttacacctccaggctgtgtaagggctatttgaccaataaggagagtgatggagtgctgcatcagatgacctggcctccacaatcacctgacctcaacccaattgagatggtttgggatgagtcggaccgtaGAGTGATAGAAAAGCatccaagtgctcagcatatgtgggaactccttccagACTGTTGCAAATGCAGGTGAAattggttaagagaatgccaagagtgtacaaagctgtcatcaaggcaaagggtggctactttgaagaatctgaaatataaaatatattttgatttgtttaacagttttttgggttactacatgattccatatgtgttatttcatagttttgatgtcttcactattattctaaaaaaatacagttttacttttgactggtactgtattatgCCAGTGAGGAATTATGGGCCTTTGGTTTCAACTgctgtgtaatgtaatgtgtccCACAGGGGGAGCTGCTGAGCCCATGTCGCTGCAGTGGGTCGGTCCGCTGTATCCACCAGCCCTGCCTCATCAAGTGGATCAGTCAGAGAGGATCCTGGGCCTGTGAGCTCTGCTACTACAAGTACCAGGTCATCAGCATCAGCACCAGGAACCCGCTACAGGTGAGCTGCCACGCCAGCAGTAAAACAAAATACACCTTATTGAACAGCAGGAATGTGACGAGacagacacacgcatacacacacacacacacaggtacagatacacacacacacacacacacacaggtacagatacacgcacacacacacacacaggtacagatacacgcacacacacacacacaggtacagtacagacacgcgcatacacacacacacaggtacagacacgcgcatacacacacacacaggtacagatacacgcacacacacacacaggtacagtacagacacgcgcatacacacacacacacacacacacacaggcacagacacgcgcatacacacacacaggtacaggtacagacacacgcatacacacacaggtacagtacagagacacaggcacagacacgcgcatacacacacacaggtacagatacagacacacaggcacagacacgcgcatacacacacaggtacaggcacagacacgcgcatacacacacaggtacagatacagacacacaggcacagacacgcgcatacacacacaggtacagtacagacacgcgcatacacacacacaggtacaggcacagacgcgcatacacacacacaggtacagtacagacacacgcatacacacacacaggcacagacacgcgcatacacacacacacacacacacaggtacagtacagacacacgcatacacacacacaggtacagtacagacacacgcatacacacacacaggtacagtacagacacacgcatacacacacacaggtacagacacacgcacacacacacacaggtacagtacaaacacacgcatatatacacacacacacacaggtacagatacacgcacacacacacaggtacagtacagacacacgcatatacacacacacacacacaggtacagtacagacacacgcatatatacacacacacacacaggtacagtacagacacacgcatatatatacacacacacaggtacacagatacacgcacacacacacacaggtacagatacacgcatatatacacacacacacaggtacagatacacgcacacacacacacaggtacagatacacgcatatatacacacacacacaggtacacagatacacgcacacacacacacaggtacagatacacgcatatatacacacacacacaggtacagatacacgcacacacacacaaaggtacagatacacgcatatatacacacacacacaggtacacagatacacacacacacacacacacaggtacagtacagacacacgcatatatacacacacacacaggtacagacacacgcacacacacactcattgatCCTGTAGATAAGGGGTAGTAGAGTGGTGGCCTGAAGGCACAcactgaatcaaatcaaatcaaatgtatttacaaagcccttcgtacatcagctgatgtcacaaagtgctgtacagaaacccagcctaaaaccccaaacagcaagcaatgcaggtgtagaagcacggtggctaggaaacactcCCTAGATGTGTTGTGAAaactgttgtgaatgtattgtaatgtttttaaaattgtataaactgccttaattttttgggaccccaggaagagtagctgctgccttggcaggaactaatggggatccataataaaccccaggaagagtagctgctgccttggcaggaactaatggggatccataataaaccccaggaatagtagctgctgccttggcaggaactaatggggatccataataaaccaggaatagtagctgctgccttggcaggaactaatggggatccataataaaccccaggaagagtaactgctgccttggcaggaactaatggggatccataataaaccccaggaagagtagctgctgccttggcaggaactaatggggatccataataaaccaggaatagtagctgctgccttggcaggaactaatggggatccataataaacccattACAGCAGTAGATCTCATTTTCAAACAGACAATGGTGCATTTGTgtttacagtatctctgtccctccctcccgcaGTGGCAGTCCATCTCCCTGGCGGTGATAGAGAAGGTTCAGATAGCTGCAGCGGTTCTGGGGTCTTTGTTCCTGGTGGCCAGTCTGTCCTGGCTGGTCTGGTCCTCCTTCAGCCCCTCGGCACGCTGGCAGAGACATGACCTGCTTTTCCAGATCTGCTCCGGCATGTACGGATTCATGGACATCGTCTGCTTCGGTGAGGCTGAGCCCTATTCTAGTTTACAACCGTGGCTCACTGACAGTCAATGTAATGGATGGTTCTTGATATTATCTCACTCGGAAATCCCCTTACTGTATGTGAGTGGAATGCTATAGACACTGAGAGAATGAATGGCAGAAATTATGaatgatcaatttgatagatctGTATAGTTTTGCCTACAGGTCTAACGTGAGAATATATTTGTCATTATATattgatttagctcatctgggcTTCAAACCTTTACTCCAGAGGTAGGCAACTCAGTTCCTTTCTTCATCTGTTTTAGAGAGTTTCTAGCCGTTAATCCTTTACTCCAGAGGTAGGCAACTCAGTTCCTTTCTTCATCTGTTTTAGAGAGTTTCTAGCCGTTAATCCTTTACTCCAGAGGTAAGCAACTCAGTTCCTTTCTTCATCTGTTTTAGAGAGTTTCTAGCCGTTAATCCTTTACTCCAGAGGTAGGCAACTCAGTTCCTTTCTTCATCTGTTTTAGAGAGTTTCTAGCCGTTAATCCTTTACTCCAGAGGTAAGCAACTCAGTTCCTTTCTTCATCTGTTTTAGAGAGTTTCTAGCCGTTAATCCTTTACTCCAGAGGTAGGCAACTCAGTTCCTTTCTTCATCTGTTTTAGAGAGTTTCTAGCCGTTAATCCTTTACTCCAGAGGTAGGCAACTCAGTTCCTTTCTTCATCTGTTTTAGAGAGTTTATAGCCTTTAATCCTTTACTCCAGAGGTAGGCAACTCCTCCTGGAAGTGCCTCAGGAACTGTCGGATTTTGTCCCCACTAGGCATCACACCAGAACAGCTAATTGATCAGATCAGTGAATGACtcaattcaacacacctggtcttccaggtcAGTTCAATCAAACACATGAAGTGGCTCCAGTGCCTGTGatcctccaggaccagggttatcTACCCCTGATGTAGgaccagggttgtctacccctgaTGAAGATAGTGACTGTGGCGCTCCGGgaccagggttgtctacccctgatgtgggaccagggttgtctacccctgaTGAAGATAGTGACTGTGgtcctccaggaccagggttgtctacccctgaTGAAGGTATTGACTGTggccctccaggaccagggttatcTACCCCTGatggaggaccagggttgtctAACCCTGATGTAGGACCAGGATTGTCTAACCCTGATGTAGGACCAGGGTTGTCTAACCCTGATGTAGgaccagggttgtctacccctgaTGTAGGACCAGGGTTGTCTAACCCTGATGTAGGACCAGGGTTGTCTAACCCTGATGTAGGACCAGGATTAGCTACCCCTGATGTAGGACCAGGGTTGTCTAACCCTGATGTAGGACCAGGGTTGTCTAACCCTGATGTAGGACCAGGATTATCTACCCCTGATGTAGGACCAGGGTTGTCTAACCCTGATGTACTCTGTTGAGTCTTTAGTTTTAAACATACTGTAACTTATTCCTTTCTGCAGATAAACTCATCCTCTGCAGTGTTTTATATACACTGACTAGAGTCCTTGTTAGGGTTAATTGCAATACAATATTTTAGGTTCTACCACAGCAGCTTAAATCAAGAACAATATCAAATAAAAACCAGAAAGTCTCACTCAACGAAGATTAAACAGATTTAACCCTCTCACTGGAGAGTGAGAGTCTGTCTGATAGATGACTGACTAGAGTCCTTGTTAGGGCTGGAGACTGAGTCTGTCTGATAGATGACTGACTAGAGTCCTTGTTAGGGCTGGAGACTGAGTCTGTCTGATAGATGACTGACTAGAGTCCTTGTTAGGGCTGGAGACTGAGTCTGTCTGATAGATGACTGACTAGAGTCCTTGTTAGAGCTGGAGAGTGAGAGTCTGTCTGATAGATGACTGACTAGAGTCCTTGTTAGAGCTGGAGAGTGAGTCTGTCTGATAGATGACCGACTAGAGTCCTTGTTAGAGCTGGAGAGTGAGTCTGTCTGATAGATGACTGACTAGAGTCCTTGTTAGAGCTGGAGAGTGAGTCTGTCTGATAGATGACTGACTAGAGTCCTTGTTAGGGCTGGAGAGTGAGTCTGTCTGATAGATGACTGACTAGAGTCCTTGTTAGAGCTGGAGAGTGAGAGTCTGTCTGATAGATGACTGACTAGAGTCCTTGTTAGAGCTGGAGAGTGAGTCTGTCTGATAGATGACTGACTAGAGTCCTTGTTAGAGCTGGAGAGTGAGTCTGACCGCCCAGCCCACTCACCCAGCCACCCTCCCACTCCTGCCCAGCCCCCGGAGGGTCAACAcctttagttgtcttgatagatgtggagggtcaacaCCTTTAGTTGATTTCTAGACAAACAATTCTTTATCTGATTTCCCTgtggtttttcttttgtttgcctcttcttgAGCAAATGTTATGGgtgctcatggtgggtgtctttcaGTTCCTGTTGTTGTTGCTAGTCAACTTTCAGGGGACACCTCCCATGAGTatctttcagaacccctcctaaaacccCACCTGTTTGGTTTTGGTTGTTGTCAGTGACTCTTTGATAGTTGCCCTTTCTGTTTAGTGACAATTTTTGGTTTTCTTGCTGGGGACCGTAACACCCCTCAAAAaattctcaccccccccccctgttattgtaatggtgagaggttagcattgGGGGGAGGGGAATATAGAAGTGTCTCAATTTACGATAAACTGGTCTTAAGTATCACTATGTAGCCTACGTTGTGTTTATAACTTTTTCCCACTGTCCTCTTCTCGGTGCAGGGGACTCTCCTCTGTCCACGTAGGTCTCCCTTCCTCGTAGTTTGTAGGCATTCGCTTGGCTTTCCCTTCCAAACCCATAGCACTGCTGGGAGGCGGAGCTGAGATTGTGACTGTCTGATTGGAAGGTATTCTTTGCCTCTTTTTCTCAGCTTAGCAGATAGGTCCTGGATGACTCGAATGGTCTGGCCTTGGATTTTGATCTCCTTCCCCCTTGTTCCTTCAGAATGCTGACTTTGGTTTGATAGTTCCATAGTTTGAAGGTTACAAGGCGTGGGTATTTAGCATTCTTCTGTTCCACGTCGATCCTGCGGCTTGGCTCTAGATCTTCTAGTGATAAACCAACGTCAAGTTTCCTCTATTTCCTCTATCACTTCGGCAAAGTAAAAGGTCTCATTTTCCTTGTCTTCCAGACTGGCCTCATAGACTAGACGAAACAAAGTAAACGTATATCCGGGACACTCAAactagtatgatatgttacgcttgttatggttacataagaccgacgtttacttaaggcaaaagcgaaagtagggtggttggttgAGGTGGATGGAAGCACGTATAACGCGAAAGTCTAGCGACCTAAAGGTTGCATGTTGGAATCTCCTCGCGGACAACTTTTAGATCATTATCAACTTTACTTTCTACTTTTGAGCTACTTTGCaaatacttagcatgttagctaaccccaTTACCCCAACCTAACATTTTTATCAAAACcttcttaaccttaaccctttaacctaacctaaccttaacctctaaACCCtagagctagctaatgttagtgtTAGCCACCTAGtcatctagctaacgttagcaacaaCACATTTAAATTCTCAATAATAGTTTTGCAAATTTGTATCATATTGTTAATTTTTGCtgatttgtaacatattgtgcaaattgtaattcgtaacatccacaaattaatacatacaatAGGAAACGTAACATGTCATACTAAATTAACTGTCTGCAATTTatatacagaataatacgaaatgcccTGAGACCACGTTGCGTCAAAATTCTCAAGGACAATGTTCTCACGTTTCGTCTTATTCTGTTTTCTTGTTGGTCCCATTCTTCTTCTAAAGTTTTGCAAATTTGTTTCCTAAATGCTATTTTTTTTTTGTCGTGTTCATTCATGTGCACACCTTGATAGCCTCTACTGTCTTTTAGAGCTAATCCATTTCTTTAAACAGATTGTAGCAAGTTGTTGTGAGCGTTGAACGTATCAGCTGTGTTTTACCAGATAGCATTTAGTTGTTCATTACTCCCGTCTCCAAGTGGCCCTTTGTCTTTTCCTGTTAGGGAAGCCATGACTTGTTGGATTATTGCACTGTTTTAGAAACTGATTGCGTCGCTGTTGGACAAAACGAATCACTCACACTCTCCCAGTTATGTGAGGATATGTTGATTTATCAAGTTGAGTCTTGATTTCAACTCTGTCTGGTTTCTGCATATAACCACAGTTGTGTTGGTACACACAGAGCTACTCACTCCCCATGCATCAACAACCAATCAGACAGAGCTACTCCCTCCCCATGCATCAACAACCAATCAGACAGAGCTACTCACTCcccatgcaccaacaaccaatcAGACAGAGCTACTCACTCcccatgcaccaacaaccaatcAGACAGAGCTACTCACTCCGCATGCATCAACAACCAATCAGACAGAGCTACTCCCGCCCCATGCATCAACAACCAATCAGACAGAGCTACTCACTCACCATTCATCAACAACCAATCAGACAGAGCTACTCACGCCCCATGCGTCAACAACCAATCAGACAGAGGTACTCACTCcccatgcaccaacaaccaatcAGACAGAGCTACTCCCGCCCCATGCATCAACAACCAATCAGACAGAGCTACTCACTCCCCATGCATCAACAACCAATCAGACAGAGCTACTCACTCGCCATGCATCAACAACCAATCAGACAGAGCTACTCACTCCCCATGCATCAACAACCAATCAGACAGAGCTACTCCCTCCCCATGCGTCAACAACCAATCAGACAGAGCTACTCACTCcccatgcaccaacaaccaatcAGACAGAGCTACTCACTCcccatgcaccaacaaccaatcAGATAGAGCTACTCACTCCCCACGCATCAACAACCAATCAGACAGAGCTACTCATTCCCCATGCATCAACAACCAATCAGACAGAGCTACTCCCTCCCCATGCGTCAACAACCAATCAGACAGAGCTACTCCCTCcccatgcaccaacaaccaatcAGACAGAACTACTCCCTCcccatgcaccaacaaccaatcAGACAGAGCTACTCCCTCcccatgcaccaacaaccaatcAGACAGAGCTACTCCCTCCCCATGCATCAACAACCAATCAGACAGAGCTACTCCCGCCCCATGCATCAACAACCAATCAGACAGAGCTACTCCCTCcccatgcaccaacaaccaatcAGACAGAGCTACTCACTCCCCATGCATCAACAACCAATCAGACAAAGCTACTCACTCcccatgcaccaacaaccaatcAGACAGAGCTACTCCCTCCCAATGCATCAACAACCAATCAGACAGAGCTACTCCCGCCCCATGCATCAACAACCAATCAGACAGAGCTACTCCCTCCCCATGCATCAACAACCAATCAGACAGAGCTACTCCCGCCCCATGCATCAACAACCAATCAGACAGAGCTACTCCCTCcccatgcaccaacaaccaatcAGACAGAGCTACTCACTCCCCATGCATCAACAACCAATCAGACAAAGCTACTCACTCcccatgcaccaacaaccaatcAGACAGAGCTACTCCCTCCCAATGCATCAACAACCAATCAGACAGAGCTACTCCCGCCCCATGCATCAACAACCAATCAGACAGAGCTACTCCCTCCCCAATGCGCCAACATTCCGAGGATGCATCAATAGTCACTTCTGACACCTGAGATGAGATATTATCGGGAACCTCTCTGTACGAATGTTTCACCTGTGGAAATCCCAGAACACAGATGTTGgcatgtctctctcactgtcacaaaCAGCGTATAGTATCATATTTATAATGTCTTATGGGAAGGTTTATGGATCATATCAGAGCCATTTACTTCAAATGTGTCTAGATGTATCTATGCAGTAGGACCCTATGCAGTAGGACTCTATGCAGTAGGACTCTATGCAGTAAGACTCTATGCAGTAAGACTCTATGCAGTAGGACTCTATGCAGTAAAACTCTATGCAGTAAGACTCTATGCAGTAGGACTCTATGCAGTAAGACTCTATGCAGTAAGACTCTATGCAGTAAGACTCTATGCAGTAGGACTCTGTGCAGTAAGACTCTATGCAGTAAGACTCTATGCAGTAAGACTCTATGCAGTAGGACTCTATGCAGTAAGACTCTATGCAGTAGGACTCTATGCAGTAGGACTCTATGCAGTAAGACTCTATGCAGTAAGACTCTATGCAGTAAGACTCTATGCAGTAGGACTCTATGCAGTAAGACTCTATGCAGTAGGACTCTATGCAGTAAGACTCTATGCAGTAAGACTCTATGCAGTAGGACTCTATGCAGTAAGACTCTATGCAGTAGGACTCTATGCAGTAAGACTATATGCAGTAAGACTCTATGCAGTAGGACTCTATGCAGTAAGACCCTATGCAGTAAGACTCTATGCAGTAGGACTCTATGCAGTAAGACTCTATGCAGTAGGACTCTATGCAGTAAGACCCTATGCAGTAAGACTCTATGCAGTAAGACTCTATGCAGTAAGACTCTATGCAGTAAGACTCTATGCAGTAAGATCCTGACTGTGCTGCTGATTGTTTATTGCAGGACCATCTGACTAGTATTCATATCTCTTATCTTTCCCCTGCAGCTCTAATAATCCACGAAGGACCTTCAGTGTTCCGTATCTTTACCCGGTGGCAGGCTGTCAACCAGCAGTGGAAGGTTCTCAACTACGACAAGCCCGCTGACAGTGAGAACCTGAAGACAGCAGCCACAGTGCGGACTCTCTCTCAGCCTCAGTCTAGCCAGAGAAACCAGGCTGGGACAGGATTAGGACCCTCCTCTGCCACCTCCCCTGTGGCTGCTGCCACCACAGCACCGGACTTAGCTACAGCATCACCGGCCACAGGGATTGGGCTGGTCACACAGGGTTCCACTGAGCAGGCCAGGGGGACAGCTGGACCAGACCAACACTGTGCTGCCTACAATATCCTCCACCTTCTCAGCCACCTGAGGCAGCCAGAGGCCCACGGCTACCCCAGCCACAGCACCCGGGAGCTGGTCATGAGAGTCACTACAGTCTGAGGCTCTGACTGAGGCCTTGTCAAGGAGATATTTGACATTGAAATGGAAGGCCTTGGTCTAAAAGGACCACCAATGTTGAAAATGCACCGTTGATGACCTtaaagacagtgtgtgtgtgtgtgtggggggggtcatTCAAAAAAATGAAACATAAAAAACATGATTCCCCCCGTGGAAACATCAGTGGGGGGGTGTCTCTGTCTATAgtaaagcccttttgtgtggtaaaactcattctgattggctgagctccccggtgggtgggcctatgcccagtcatgtgaaatccatagattagggactaaaacatttatttcaattgactaatttcctgatatgaagtgtaactcagtaaactctttgaaattgttgcatgttagcTACGTTAGCTATGTTAGCTTTTCCTATTTTGGTTCAGTTCATTAGACTGGAGTAGATGAACACGTGTAGGTAGTCTACAATAGACTACAGGAGACTCTACAATAGACTACAGGAGACTCTACAATAGACTACAGGAGACTCTACAGGAGACTCTACAGGAGACTCTACAGGAGACTCTACAGGAGACTCTACAGGAGACTCTACAGGAGACTCTACAGGAGActcttgtcacgaaccggctcaaagcccgtaacaaagggagacaacgtggagataaggagtagcaaaatatgtatttattaactaaagcaactaagtataatatacaatggtgtgtgtaatcagtaatcagtagtgtaagtgagtgttttgcatgcatgaatgtgataatgcagggtgatgaaaggtgccaaagcaaacaaacaaacaaacggccaccaagaaccacaacacaatctacaaagggtgtctgcatggagagagtctcctccatgaatggggaagtggtgtatttatcctgggagacaccgggcccaggtgtttcccatgtagctgacgaccctcccaactccgcccaccggcatcctaataaggaaataacagagagaatacggcagacagagtgggagggtcgtcacatcccccccataaaaccggggaccaacaaggaccccggaacaaaataccagcctctaagttccaaattgacacagcttctgcgccacaaattgatgagggtttacgtgttcacacttacaatttgccccagccaacctcctccccagacctcagcgaccttcgcacaggaagcaacatttaagaggaaagaagaaaacaagaccaggagggagcagacaggacagagagaacatgacaatacgaaacaatggtcagtcacgtaaacattaggaacagggcgcacgagagagcgcatcagcaatcacgttttcagtgcctcacatcgagatggaatgattgtaaaaataaacaccatcGCATTATCCTCTGGTTTGGACACATCATGGACCTCAAAAAGTGAGGGGTTATGGTCGGTGTAGACCACAATAGGTACTACCCCCGACCCGACATACACTTCGAAGTGTTGTAGCGCCCAAATTAGTGCTAGCGCTTCCTTTTCAATAACCGAATAGTTCAACTGATAATCGTTAAACTTTTTGGaaaagaaactaacaggcctctcaatcccagacacatctgcttgcagcaaaactgcacctgcccccacatgactagcatccacctgcaaggtaaatgacaaatccatgcgaggagcagccagcactggagttgaggtaagcaacctctttgcatcttcaaaagcgtgttgacaacgagtagaccaaacataaacagccttagctttcagcatatctgtcaagggagcgaccacagtagagaagttattacaaaactacggtaataaccaatcatgcccaagaaacgcatcagttcctttttagtagttggtggtggaaaagcatcaatagccaccactttagcccgaacaggacgcacttcaccctgcccaaccatttttccaaggtatgtaacggtcgcctgagcaaactcacattttgccagattgattgtgaggcgacccgcagccagacgttcgaacaaggcttgaatacgggacagatgttcttcccaagtatctgcatagatcactacatcgtccaaataaacagcgcacccggtcagaccggcgacaaccctgttcataagtcgctgaaaagtggcaggtgcattgcgcagaccgaaactcataactgaatacgagtacagaccaaagggtgtaataaaggcagagatttcacgtgccctactcgtcagtggcacctgccaatagccttttaacaggtcaaatttgctcacaaacttagctgcaccgacttgatcaacacagtcctccatctGAGGAAGAGGAAATTAATCTGgttttgtgacactgtttaccttacggtagtccgtacaaaaacggtttgttccatccggtttactgaccaagatacagggagaagcccaactggagaaagaaggctctgctatcttactctccagcatgtacttgactTCAGCATccagtttctctgaagaaactctatagaagcgctgacgaatagggtcagcacctccaatgtcaatatcatgttctattaagtttgtacgtgtaggtgtatcagaaaacaaacctggaaatctctgaatcagaccaaccatctctttccgcccatcaacaggtaggtgagtgagaa
Above is a genomic segment from Oncorhynchus nerka isolate Pitt River linkage group LG1, Oner_Uvic_2.0, whole genome shotgun sequence containing:
- the marchf4b gene encoding membrane associated ring-CH-type finger 4b, with amino-acid sequence MLRGPDMLKSRCCVLFGDLKVLLLRPVTVLIPMTGHVPDSPSDVSGPENSTLTAHRGPGDIRTAPPPGGASGPERDRLAGGSGWVDAAEPSGVLHYSSSCDSWAKDKLDQRFSLCSYSESGSLRTPVCRICFQGPETGELLSPCRCSGSVRCIHQPCLIKWISQRGSWACELCYYKYQVISISTRNPLQWQSISLAVIEKVQIAAAVLGSLFLVASLSWLVWSSFSPSARWQRHDLLFQICSGMYGFMDIVCFALIIHEGPSVFRIFTRWQAVNQQWKVLNYDKPADSENLKTAATVRTLSQPQSSQRNQAGTGLGPSSATSPVAAATTAPDLATASPATGIGLVTQGSTEQARGTAGPDQHCAAYNILHLLSHLRQPEAHGYPSHSTRELVMRVTTV